The Aspergillus flavus chromosome 6, complete sequence nucleotide sequence TATCTCTTGCTGTAGTTTATCATTGGCACTTTTCATTTGTGGGAGAAACGCAGACAATCGGGAGAGGAGATCGGGATTTTTCTCGATACGATGTATCTGAGGTTTTTGTGGAGCAGGTATGCGCGGTAAAGAGTGATCGGAACCATTGTCACTTTTTACATCACGATCTTGggcatcttcgtcatcgtcaaCAACGTCGTCCTCATCACTATCACTCCCGGAGGATGAGGTGTAatcgtcatcgtcactgTCGTCATCAATTTTGTCGGGACGAGCGTGTGCCTTTTGGGCGTTGTCACGCAGGGCTAGCGAGAATACGCGCCGCTCGTCACTCTCGTCGCCAACGCCATTATTCTGATTGGAATGGCTCTTTGACCGTTGAGAGGGAGAACCAGCATCGCATGCAAGTTGCGATTGGGGATCGTCGGCCTGCGGGCGCTTCCGATCACTATCAGCCATGATTGCGCCCTACCAATAAAGAGTCacttttcccctcctttgcACCTCACGGCGTTTCGCGCAGGATGTGGGGGGGCGGCTCGAAGGAATCAACTAGATTTCCCAGGGGAAGGGTGGGCAATAATTGGTGCGAAGAGTGGATTTAGGGGGTTGTTTGAAGACGGAGGTTAGTTGATTAAGGATAATCTAGAAAGTAGTAAGAACCAAACATCGTCCCTCATGCCGGATTGTCACTgacattgaagaagcatGACAGGGATATTTTTGGACGGAGGGGGCCAATGGGGGCCATAATGTGATCTCGCTTTTCGTATTGCATTCAAGATCTTattctgtttctcttctattcATACTTTAATTCTTCAAGGTTGTTTCACACCCCGCTCGTTGGGTTTTGCCTTGGTTGCCCGGTCCGTGCCTGGtgatttatattatttaccACTAGGCTTGGCTCCTGCAGATGTCTTTCGCAAGCTGTCTCCTGATCCTTGAAGTATCAGTCGCTTTTACAAGATTCTATCCTCTAGGTAAGCATATACACCTACAACTTTTAAATCTCAAGATATACGATGCCTCGATCACTATCAAATAATCCTGATCGCTTCCATATGTGAACTATATCCCGCATCCGTTCAAGACCAGCTCTACACATCTTACCAATTCATCCATATATATTACCTGTGTACTTTCGCTTACTTGAGGAATAGGCGGTTGAGAGATCTACCTATTTAACACGAATCACTGAAAGAGAAGCGGACTCTCCCTACCCTGCAGGGACTGTACGCCACGGAAGGCATCCTTTCACTACATGGTACTCAGGAATTTGGCATGAGTTCTTGCACCTATCTCCTATCCTCATCTTAAGGAGGTGTACCACTCTTCTAAAGTCACGCAATTTTGCCTTTAACCACAATTCAGCATGGCCCTTCCAAGAGTCCATGTCAATGACAAAAGCCCCCTGTCCGAGAACAGCAACCCAAAAGACAGCGACATCAACAAGCGACCATCGGCACAAATAATTGCCCCAACAAGAAAGTCACTGCATCAGAACATCTTCGGGAAGCTCCGTCCTCTGCCTTTCCAGTATCACTGGACAGTCTGGTATGACAAGCACTCCGACTCCACCGACTACGATAATAGACTGTACGTCCTTCACGAAGACGTCGCCGACATTGCGACCTTCTACCGAGTCTACAACAACTACCCATGGGACAAGATCCGGCTCAGAGATACGGTGCATATCTTCCGCAAGGGGGTTCGTCCCGTCTGGGAAGACCAGGAAAACCTGAAGGGAGGATGTTGGAGATTCCGCGTGCCGAAGAGTAAAGCCCAGGAGTTCTTTCATGAGATTGCTATTCTCTGCATGGCAAATGAGTTTCAGGCTGTCCTTGAGCAGGGTTCGTTTCTTTCCTACTTTTCCGGGGCTCCCgagatattattttaatagctaacTTGCCTATATATAGAACATGACCATGTGCTCGGAGTTTCAACCTCAGTCCGGTTCAACACTCATCTGATCTCGGTTTGGAACAAGCTGGGCTCCAACGAACGTTCCATCAAAGCATTGGAAAGAACTATCCTCGACCGATTGTCGCCGGAACTACGACCCACTGGGACGGGGTCCAATGCGTATTTCTATAAACGTCACGATGAGAAcgaaggatatcaaga carries:
- a CDS encoding uncharacterized protein (domain of unknown function-domain containing protein) translates to MADSDRKRPQADDPQSQLACDAGSPSQRSKSHSNQNNGVGDESDERRVFSLALRDNAQKAHARPDKIDDDSDDDDYTSSSGSDSDEDDVVDDDEDAQDRDVKSDNGSDHSLPRIPAPQKPQIHRIEKNPDLLSRLSAFLPQMKSANDKLQQEIEAGRGKDLRLDEVDDEADGQFIEMNLGLGVLEEKRPADGVAPSAKSEGSDEGPAYSYAESHPNAPSESNVLETLMGNKDTTSSKKPTIEEMNE
- a CDS encoding putative translation initiation factor eIF4E (unnamed protein product); this encodes MALPRVHVNDKSPLSENSNPKDSDINKRPSAQIIAPTRKSLHQNIFGKLRPLPFQYHWTVWYDKHSDSTDYDNRLYVLHEDVADIATFYRVYNNYPWDKIRLRDTVHIFRKGVRPVWEDQENLKGGCWRFRVPKSKAQEFFHEIAILCMANEFQAVLEQEHDHVLGVSTSVRFNTHLISVWNKLGSNERSIKALERTILDRLSPELRPTGTGSNAYFYKRHDENEGYQEAVERTALKD